A stretch of DNA from Gimesia chilikensis:
TCTCGACCACCTCTTCAGGTTGTTGTTCCGGTTTCTGACTCCGCCGCCTGCGGATGATGCGGAACAGCATCCACAGAATGATGGCACCACAGAGTGCATAAAAAACGGTAATGGTTGTTGGTGTAAACATATTCTTACCCTCGCCAGTTTCTGGCAGGACGCAGTTGTTTCAAATCAGGTACGTTGACTGGTTTTCAGAACTCGTAAGACCCACAGGGAACCAATGACCTGCAGTCCGATAGCGGTAAAGGTCGCACCACGACCCCAGGCAGACGCCATCAGGGTTGTCAGGTAAGTGGGATCCCGTAACACGAAGAACCCGAGGATCAACGGCGGTAACGAAATCATCAAAACCGCTGTCGCACGGCTACCAGCCGTCGCGGTGCGTAGACGTCCCAGGAACAGCATACGGTCACGGATGGTACGGGCCAGACGCTCCAGCACCTTCACCAGGTCTCCTCCGGTTTCCTGATGGACGATCAGGGCCATCGAAAGAATGTTCAAACTGGCAACCCCGGTCCGTTCATACAGACCATCCAGGGCCGCTCTCATGGAAACACCCATCTGCAGTCGACGGGAAGCTTCCTGAAGTTCGGTTCCCAGGGGGGCCGGAGTCTTTGCAGACACATTCACGAAACAGTGAGTCAGGCTGCGTCCGGTTTTTGCGGCACGAGCCAGCTCGTCAATCATATCGGAAAGTTGTTCGTTAATCTGTTTCTGACGGCGACCACGTTGGTAAAAAAGATAGCCAATCGGCGCCAGTCCACCAGCCATAAAGGCGATTGAAGTCGACAGAAAGTTTTCCTGAATGATGTAGATCAGTCCGCCAAACAGGACTGAACTCAGCAGACAGAAGAACAGAATTATTGCCGGATTGGCCTGTACGCCGGAGTGCACGATCAACTCGTCAAAACCGCCGTTCAGCCGGTTGCTTAACTGGGTCGAATCCGGAACTGCGTAGCGGTCCCGGTCACGCAGGATGTCGCTGAAATCGGCTGCGGTAGCAGAGCTGCTGGGGTTCAGTGTGGCATCAGTTGCCATGATTAGCTCTCCTGTTCATTCTGCTGGTCGTTCTGACTACCAGAGAGTGGCAGTTCCCGGGCATGGAACAGATCAGTATTTTCATTGAAGTTGGTCTGGGTTAACCAGTTCAGAGTCAGCGGCTGATGGCCGGTCGCATAGAAGTTGCCATGCACGGTTCCGTCCGGATCGACACTGGTAATACGGTAGACAAACAGGTCTTCCACCATGTATTCGCCGTTCTGATATCCGATCAGTTCCGAAATACGCATCACTTTACGTTCCCCGTTTGGCAGACGGGTGATGTGTACCAGCAGATGGATCGCGGAGGCGATGTATCGCCGGGCAATCGCGTTCGGAAGTTCTGCCCCGGAAAGGGCGATCATCAACTCGAGACGGTCCAGGGCGTCACGCGTATCGTTCGCGTGGACGGTACTCATGGAACCATCGTGACCGGTATTCATCGCCTGCAGCATTTCCAGAACTTCACCGCCGCGGGATTCGCCGACGATGATGCGGTCAGGACGCATTCGCAGAGAGTTCTTCAACAGCTCACGCTGGTTGATTTCCCCCTGACCTTCGATGTTGGAAGGTCGGGCTTCAAGCGAAACCACGTCCGGCTGCTGCAACTGGAGTTCTGATGTCTGTTCAATCGTCACAATTCGTTCGCGGTTAGTAATGTAGCGACTCAGGTTATTCAAGAGGGTCGTTTTACCGGCACCGGTACCACCACTGATCAGAATATTCAGTCGACCTTTGACGGCCATTTCCAGGAAGGTGGCCATGTCCGGTGCGAGTGAGCCCATCTGAACCATGTCATCAAACAAGAGAGCCTGGGTTCGGAAACGACGAATGGAAAGTGTAGGTCCCTTCAAAGCCAGCGGAGGGATAACCGCGTTCAGACGGGAGCCGTCCGGCAGCTTGGCGTCGACCATCGGCGAAACTTCATCGATACGACGTCCAGCCCGTCCCACCAGACGGTGGATCAACTGCAGCAGGTGTTCGTCATCGGCAAAACTGATATCGGTCTCTTCCAGCAGACCCCGGCGTTCCACGAAGACCCGATCGGCTCCGTTGACCAGCACATCGCTGACTTCCGGATCGCTCATCAGTGGTTCCAGTGGACCAAAGCCATAAATTTCGTCCAGGATCTCCCGCACCATGATATCGCGGTTCTTCTGATCCAGTGCGATATCCTGCTGCATACAGAGATGCTCGGCGAGGCCTCGCAGTTTCTGACGCAAGTCGGCTTCCGGCAGTTCGCCCGCTTTGGAAAAGTCGATCGCATCCACCATCTGCCGATGCAGCCTGGTTTTCAGACGCTGAAAGGCTTTGCGGGAATCCGCAGAGGAATTGGCAACAGGAGTTTCACTTTGTAAAACCATAATTCATCTCCACCCTTACTGGGTCAGATAAAGCTTGTAAATATATTTGTTTTGATTTGATTCTTTCAGGCCGGCAGTCTGTCCGACCTTGTTCACAGTCTGCTCAATTTTCTGGACCGGCTGATTCAGGCTGGCCTCATCTTCAGGAGCCGCCAGTACGACGGAACGTGAAGACAGCACTCCAGGTTGCAGAATGATTTCACATGCCTGGTTATCCAGCCGCTGGACTGCCATAATCCGACCACCCACCAGATTGGTGCAGAAAGCAGTCCCTTCAAACGAACCGGACTGTTGTTCCAGTTGATCGTATAAAAAGCAGATGCGGCACTGGCCGATCATTTCCTGAAACGCATCCTGCTCACCATTTTCGATATTCGGGCTGCACTTTACGGGCAGGGGACCGGCATCGAAGAGCAGTTCGCCCTGGAATTGCTTCAGGTTTTTGCGGGTCAGTCCCGACAGAATCTGCTGCATCACGGTATCTGTATTGAAGTGAGAACCGAAATCCAGAATCTGCATGTTGGCATCACTGATCTCACCCCGACGGGGTTTCCCTGTCAGAATGATCTCCGGAATGCCGTCAGATCCTTGGGAGACCGTTTTGGTTTCCGGATCGTAGCGGTACTCATCTTTTCCCTGTTTCTGATCGATCTGCAGTTCCCAGGTCTGTGTATGCTTGCCCGAAGGGTCCGTTTTCAGGATTGCCAGGGGATATGCGGGGACCGCTACATTTTCAAAAGGACGAACACCCCGGACATGGTTGTCGAGTGTGGCCTGAATCTGGGCTCCCGCTGTTCCCGCATGGGAACGGGTCAGGTCTGACAGAAACTCAGCCACCGGATTGGCAATCCGGCCGGGAGATTGTGTCTGAATCTGAATACTCCGCGGTTCATGATCTGTTTGCAGAAAACGACGAACTCCTGTTTCAACCACCGGTACCGATTTACCAAACAGTAAATTCTCATCTTTGGTCAACTTGATGCCGACCTGCTGGCCCGCAACTGAGTTTAGTTTCAGGGCCTCATTGGCAGAATGCTCGGCCCGCTGCATCAACGTCTCATAGTCCGGCTGATCCTTGATCAGTTCATCCGAAACCATCTCATGACCGGCGGCCAGGACTGCTGTTTCGATGCATGTCGTCACTTCCAGAGACGCTGCATCGAGCCAGAGCCGATTGATGATCAGCGCAATCCCTGCCAGCACGACCAGCAGCACGCCGGCTGCCAGAGGGGTGATAACCCCTCGT
This window harbors:
- a CDS encoding type II secretion system F family protein, with amino-acid sequence MATDATLNPSSSATAADFSDILRDRDRYAVPDSTQLSNRLNGGFDELIVHSGVQANPAIILFFCLLSSVLFGGLIYIIQENFLSTSIAFMAGGLAPIGYLFYQRGRRQKQINEQLSDMIDELARAAKTGRSLTHCFVNVSAKTPAPLGTELQEASRRLQMGVSMRAALDGLYERTGVASLNILSMALIVHQETGGDLVKVLERLARTIRDRMLFLGRLRTATAGSRATAVLMISLPPLILGFFVLRDPTYLTTLMASAWGRGATFTAIGLQVIGSLWVLRVLKTSQRT
- a CDS encoding CpaF family protein codes for the protein MVLQSETPVANSSADSRKAFQRLKTRLHRQMVDAIDFSKAGELPEADLRQKLRGLAEHLCMQQDIALDQKNRDIMVREILDEIYGFGPLEPLMSDPEVSDVLVNGADRVFVERRGLLEETDISFADDEHLLQLIHRLVGRAGRRIDEVSPMVDAKLPDGSRLNAVIPPLALKGPTLSIRRFRTQALLFDDMVQMGSLAPDMATFLEMAVKGRLNILISGGTGAGKTTLLNNLSRYITNRERIVTIEQTSELQLQQPDVVSLEARPSNIEGQGEINQRELLKNSLRMRPDRIIVGESRGGEVLEMLQAMNTGHDGSMSTVHANDTRDALDRLELMIALSGAELPNAIARRYIASAIHLLVHITRLPNGERKVMRISELIGYQNGEYMVEDLFVYRITSVDPDGTVHGNFYATGHQPLTLNWLTQTNFNENTDLFHARELPLSGSQNDQQNEQES